GAAGTCGATCAGAGAGGGTTGATTTTCCATGGTCAATGTGGGCAATGATCGAAAAATTGCGGATATATTTTTGGTGACTCATGCTGTTTGCTCCTCGTGGATCTGTTTTGCCCAGTTCTTTGGGTCACTATCGGCAAAAAAGGCACTACCAATCACAAGAAAATTGGCTCCGGCCTTCAATACCTTTTGGTAGGTCTCACGGTTGACTCCTCCATCGACCTGGAGAAGGATCTCTCTATCGGCAATGATTTTTCGAATTTCGGAAATCTTTGAAAGCATCTCTGGCATAAACTTCTGTCCAGAAAATCCTGGTTCGACTGTCATCACAAGAATGAGATCAATATCATCGAGGTAGGGTTCTACCGCGACAGCTGGTGTGGCTGGCTTGAGGGAGAGTCCGGCCTTTTTTCCTCTCTGACGGATCGTTTTAAGAAGGTTGTGCCCTTCTTTTCCAAGCGATTCGAGATGAAGGGTAATGATTTCTACCGGCAGAGAGAGATAGTCCTCAATACCACGATGGAGATCGATCATGAGATGAACATCTGCGGGGAGAGAAGTTCGCGCACAGAGATCCGCTATCATCTTTGGTCCAAAGGAGATATTGGGGACAAAATGGTTATCCATAACATCGTAATGGATACCATCTACTCCGGCTTCTTCACATAAACGTACAGCCTCTCCTAATGCCCAGAAATCTGCCGCAAAGATTGAAGGGGATACACGATTAGGGGACATAGGTTTCTTCCCTCACAAGAGCATTGTTGAGGAACACCTGGACCGTTGCCGTTCCAAGGGCTTTGAATGGGATAACCAGGAGTTGTCCTCTGGGAACGGTGCTGCTAAAAAGCTGTAGTGACCGCCCACTTTCATCCACCATGACTACAAGGACGGCAATATCGTTTGCATCTGTTTCTCCCATACTCTGGACGGTATGGGTCAAAAGATAGTAGCGATAGTTTTGAGCCGAAGGTGTTCTGGCATAAATCCCTACCCCCAGAGCAAGATCAGTATTTTTTGGGACAACGGTATTTGCCTCAAGAGATTGTTCCATGACGATGCCTTCTTTGGTTTCATCATCTGTCAGGAAGGGGAGAAGTCGTACAGCGAGGCCGGCATTTATAGCGTCTTTGGTAGCGGTATCGATACTTTTTCCAACGAGTGAGGGTACGCGGGCCTCAGTGGATTTTACATCGGAGTTAACGATGAGTTTGAGCTTTTCGCTTCGATCAACGACGAGGTTTTCTTTTTTGTTCTGGCTGATAATAATATTGAGGGCATATTCATCAGATTGTATGACGGTTATTTCATATGGGATATTCATTTGCCGCAGAAGGTTTTCGGCTTCCTCTCGCGTCTTGCCGACAAGATAGGGAACGGTATAGGTGTCTTTTCCCATGCTGACAAGAATCTTTATGGTACGCCCCTGCCGAACGGTGATACCAGCTTTAGGAAACTGTTCTATAACAATGTAGCGGGGAATACTTGGTTCAAATTTAGTTTCGATATCGATAGCAAGTCCTCGTTCTTGAAGGAGACGTACTGCCTCAAAAAGTTCCAGGGATTTTACGAGAGGGACTTTGGTTTTAGGTGCTGCAATACGGTGGATGCTCAAAGTGAGAAAAATTACCAGTGCTGCAATAAAGGCGCTGATGAGAGAAAAGAATACCATCTTTCGAAAGATGCGGCGGTAGATGTCCACATTTTGTCCGGAAAAATAGCGAACCCATTTGTCTTCGATTGTTTCAAACCAGATACGTAATTTGTGTTTCCATTGAGCCATAATCTACTCCTTGTCAAAAGGCTTTTCCGGCCTGTGGCCGATATCCATTTATAAAACCA
This sequence is a window from Thermospira aquatica. Protein-coding genes within it:
- the rpe gene encoding ribulose-phosphate 3-epimerase codes for the protein MSPNRVSPSIFAADFWALGEAVRLCEEAGVDGIHYDVMDNHFVPNISFGPKMIADLCARTSLPADVHLMIDLHRGIEDYLSLPVEIITLHLESLGKEGHNLLKTIRQRGKKAGLSLKPATPAVAVEPYLDDIDLILVMTVEPGFSGQKFMPEMLSKISEIRKIIADREILLQVDGGVNRETYQKVLKAGANFLVIGSAFFADSDPKNWAKQIHEEQTA
- a CDS encoding PASTA domain-containing protein — its product is MAQWKHKLRIWFETIEDKWVRYFSGQNVDIYRRIFRKMVFFSLISAFIAALVIFLTLSIHRIAAPKTKVPLVKSLELFEAVRLLQERGLAIDIETKFEPSIPRYIVIEQFPKAGITVRQGRTIKILVSMGKDTYTVPYLVGKTREEAENLLRQMNIPYEITVIQSDEYALNIIISQNKKENLVVDRSEKLKLIVNSDVKSTEARVPSLVGKSIDTATKDAINAGLAVRLLPFLTDDETKEGIVMEQSLEANTVVPKNTDLALGVGIYARTPSAQNYRYYLLTHTVQSMGETDANDIAVLVVMVDESGRSLQLFSSTVPRGQLLVIPFKALGTATVQVFLNNALVREETYVP